The DNA window CGCTGAATTTAATATACTGCTACAGGACATTGCCCTGAGTAACTATGCAGGTAGTTGTAAAACTGGTGTGAACACTGGTAATATAGCAGCAGCCACATGCAGATGAAACCCCTGCCTGCAAGCGACTTCTAATGATCGTGTGACTATACATGTATACAGTTATTGACCTACGTAAGATTTTCTGGCTAAGAGTTGTTCTATGTTTTTCAGTGCTTTGTGGGATATAGAGACCGGACAGCAAACCACAACCTTTACAGGACACACTGGCGATGTCATGAGTCTGTCTCTGAGCCCTGATATGAGAACTTTCGTCTCTGGTGCTTGTGATGCTTCCTCTAAGCTGTGGGATATCCGTGATGGCATGTGCAGGCAGTCTTTTACTGGGCACGTTTCTGATATCAATGCAGTCTGTGTAAGTATCATAAGGTTGATGAGGTCCTCTAAAATGTGCCGTGTCCTCATCTGACATTTCTAGACACGTTCACTATTGCCAGATCCCGAAATCACtaatgaaaagcaaaaaaaaaaaaaaaaatttgcgacACATTGTAGCTACAGTATACATTGTTGCAGGACTGCCATACTGTGCTGATCTCTCTGGAAGTTCTAGGCTTCCTTTGCAGTTTCTAAACAATGCTTGTGTTGCATTTAGTATAAATTTTACTAATCTTGTTGAAACTTTCTGCATTTTAGTTTTTCCCCAATGGGCATGCCTTTGCCACTGGATCTGATGATGCTACTTGCCGACTATTTGACTTGCGTGCAGACCAGGAGTTAATGATGTATTCCCATGACAATATCATTTGTGGAATCACATCCGTAGCTTTCTCAAAAAGCGGGCGCCTGTTACTAGCTGGATATGATGATTTCAACTGCAATGTGTGGGACACTTTGAAAGGTGAAAGGGCAGGTAAGTGATGCTGGTATACAAGCTGAATCGTACTTACTGCTGGTTGTCCTCTGTGCTCCCTGTGTaaaacactttaaggctaaggccccatgttgcagaaacactgtttttgttttgtttttttgtttgtttttgagtcaaagccaagaatggctacaaaaggaatgggaaatatataggcagCTCTAATACTTCTcccgtctgctcaatccactccacttGCATTTCTGCaagatggggcctcagcctaaagttttCTCCAgatttacaaaagtgacatacataatgaAGGTGTGCTGTTTATCATTGTAATGTAGTGGTTATCATTGAATATGTTTTGAGTTGCTAATGGTCTTTTTATTTCTAAATGGGTAagtatatttttttccctatcacttCAGACCACAGACCGTTAAATAGTTTGTCCTGCATCAAATTGTCATGTTGGTGACTTATCCACAGGATCAattatcagtatgtgatttgttgGGCTCCAACATtctgaccccgcacagatcagctgtggaCAGGGAAAGGGTGTAGGAGCAGTCCTATTACCCATCCAAtagcagcttctggcacctgGGGGCTGCTGGAACTGTGGGGGTCAGACAACACCTCAGATGCCATGGTCAGAGATGTCTCTACTATTTTAAATCCTGGAGACCTCCTTAGATGTCGggatactgaattttttttttcatttttattacatttatatgtAAATTAGGGAATGAGTAGATATAACTGTCTATATTTAAATCTAGACATTATTCTTCAAGGTGGATGCCATAGCAGAATAAATGAAAATTTCTCAGTTGCTGTTTGTTTGCTGCCTCACTCCCAAAAATTTAACATAAAGGTGATCGAAATGTCACAGAAAACTAGAAGTTGCCACAGAATAAAGCGGTgtattttgctgcagtgtttatgGCTTTTAAAGGGCtgagagtaaaaaatgaaaatggtaaTGGCTGTAGCAGGGGAAGGGTTAATTATCCCAAACAACCCCTCTATGCAGCAGGGCATTTCCTCTCTGGTGCTAGCTTCCACAAGTGTCCACCTGGCCCCTTTAAGGACCCTCATCCTATGGATAGGAAacaagtgtctgatcgctggtcgCCCAATCGGTGAGATTCCTATCGATCAGGGTGACCAAAAGTCCTCCTAAAGCTTCCTTGTGAATGAAGCATCAGTGCAGTTGCGTaactgcagccccatagaagcgAAAGGCGCACCGGTTACAaaagtgcactggtgctccacTCCAAGAAAGCTTTAAGGTatattcacacggtggaaaccttttctgccatgtCAATTCTCTGCGCAGCTACTTGCAGGAAGAAAggccatgtcgcttttttttccccctgctagctgaaaaaaaatccttagcgggggaaaaaaaaagcgagtggctaccattcaaatgaatatgaGCCTTTTTTTCCCAggtggattttgagatggatttgcCTGCAAAGAACTGCATATGAGCTAGTCCTAAGGGGATTATGCCCCCCTGTTATCCCCTGTCCACAGCATGTGCAAAAGTAGAAGTGTCCTTTAAAGGTTTTGTCCAGGGAGTTGATACTGAGGATGGACCTGGGGCTTCTGGCGATGTCACAATCCCCTGAGCACGTGATGAGGAGCAGTATTCCACCCCCTCTTCCCTGACCTCTCAGCCCGTTATCTGTGAGATCAAGGAATGAAGGGTAAGGGGCAGCCTGTCCTGGGGATCAGAGTGCTGCTTATAATCATGTGATGAGGCCAGAAGCCCTGGTTCCATGGTCAGCATCCAGGCAAGTCCATGACAACTACATTAACATCGCAACCCTTTTAGTGTAAAGGATCTGCTTTCTTCAGTGGAATCCTAGTTTGTCCCTCTGTAGTACGTGGCACCTGTGTTGCCATTGAAGCTTAGGTTATACTGTGTGCCCATGTGAACCTTACTTCATATTAGAAATGAGCTGCTTGTAAATGACCCGCTTGTGCCTGTTCTGTCTCCGCAGGAGTCCTTGCTGGCCACGACAACCGTGTGAGCTGTTTAGGTGTAACTGATGACGGCATGGCTGTAGCTACAGGGTCTTGGGACAGTTTTCTCAGAATCTGGAATTAACTTGGGCAAAGATAAATGATCTTGTAAATTCTCCACCGAGATCTGGAGAGGTCAATGCTGCAGCCTATAGCTGTGAAATAATAACATTTCTACCTTGTATTTGCAGGTGAAGTTTTTCTATTCACTGATTATTATTACACAAAAAGGCTTTCTTTAAACTAGTAAAAATCAAGTGAAGTCATAAGGGTTCAAAGGGGAAAGAGCATTGgtgactatttaaaggggctaGCACACAGGATCATGGTGACCAAGAGTCTAGGAGCCAGTCTTTATTTTGTGGTTTGGTTAAGTTTTTAACCCTTTTGCTGCTAGAAAAGTCGGTTAAGTGTATTAGacctttacagcagccacacgGTTAAAAGATTTCTGCTTTGTGCTCAAAGTCTGCTGAGTCTGTactgatattttttcttttttttttttttttattatttttgtacatAATTGAATGTACACACTATAGCAGCCGATCATGTAATGTTTGtatgtaaaaggaaaaaaaaacacaaaaacagaaaaaaatacaagaaCTATGAAATAATGCCTTTTTTATTTAAAGAATATGAATTGTAGCTTTTTTGAACGCCACAATAGTTTAGTGATAAATATACTTGATTgtcgtttttttattttttatttttctttgtgaACTTGCTGTGGATGAATTGAAGTCATTGCTTTGTATTTGTATCCATACAGTTGTAGTATAACTTCACGTTTAGGCAGGCCAGTTTTTAACCTTGCtcactattcccccccccccctccccatatattgTATGGCATAGTGGGACAGAGAATCTCTAGTGTTGTGCACTGATGCCATTGTGCAGTACAAGAAATATGCAGGAAAATCTAATCCACTCTTCTAGTTCCTGACTCGAATGCACTAATGTAAATTGCTAAACTTTCCATCTACCTGCACTGAAAACAAGACAACAACAATAAAAacttgaattattattttttttttaaacccaatGACCTAGCTCACTGAGAGTGATCAGACATGAATCCTTAATAAAAGGCTTTACTGTCTGTAGAGTCTGTAATGGGTAGAATTTCCCTCACTTGTAGATGGACACGGACACGCATCCTATATACTATAGTGTAGCTCTATAGGCAAGTCAGACTAATGGCTTGCTATGTTGGATTGTTGTAAGTGGTGACTCTTAGCATAAGTGTACGGCCAGCAGTCCTCCAGTGTAGTGCCACATGTCACTCCGTCCTGTGGTATTGGCACAGAAATGACCCCCACAATTGCCTTGCAATTGACCCAACATTCCAAGTCTCTGCCCCAGTAGCTGAATGCGGCTGATCTGTTCAGATCCACGTGTAATAATAGTTCACCCTTATCCACTTCCCAAGTATCGTCCAGTGCCAAATGAATGAATTCTTCAGTATTGGGACTTATAGTGTGCTTATTGCCTACAGATGGTGGTAGTCGATAATCCAACCCCATTCAGTCATTCAGGTCGTGCGGCCAGAAGTTGGCGGCATGTACTTTGGGTAGGTGACCAGTGTATGGTAAGCTGTAGATCACCTTTGTAATGCACTGTGCCTTCTGTCACGTTTCTTCTTAAAAGTGCCAATAAATACCAGTCAGATTACACCATCAAAATCTCGACCTTTTTGCACAAATATTCTATTTCTAATTCACCATGAAGGACCAAAATGTGACTGGGATTCAGTATTATCTGCATTGTTCAGAGGCATTTTCTGCTTTTTGTTTTTCCCAgtattttatccccccccccccactcttgtCACTGAAAGAACGGGCAGAGTTGTGACAAGTGTGACCATAATGGTGTTCCCTTTTGAGCACAACTTTTTGAGACCAAACAGACTTCAGCACACGACATAACGTGTATTCCCCTCGTGAACTGTGATTTCTCAGTACACTTAACCATGCTGCAAAGTCCTGACCACACGTCATTCTGGCATTTGTAAACTTGAAGCCCCAAATTCTAAGGGTTGTGATATTGGGTGGTAGCAGGAGGGAGTTCTGGGACATTGCTAGTTGATCTAGCCAGAGCACCATTTTTAGTAAGTTCTGAGGTGAAATGTGAGCTCTAGTCTAAAGAGACGTTGGACACAATGATGAAATCCATTTTCGGTTTCCCATATAATCCACTAACTGTAGCGGGTGTATAGTATCTGTTGGGTATAGTAGTCTCTCTAGATTGTACTTTCCGATCACCAATTTACCCACATACTGCTCTTGTGAGACGTTGACACCTACAAATTGTTATACTTGTTATCGCTGATGTTCTTTTTGATAAATTTGGGGAGTTCACAATGTGCCAATATTTAACCCTTTGTATTAATGCAAactgtaatgtattttatttgCCTGCCTTTGTTTACCTGTCGACTTCTTACATTGGAACCTGCCTTTGTATAGCCTGCGCCTATAGGCAATTCATCTTGCCCTTATACCTGTTTAAAGCAGGGGCAATTCCTCTGTGGAAGGAGCTTATTTTAATGGGAATGTAATTTGGGGACATCATCTTTAGTTTCTATTGACATGATGGGCAGAATTGGGGATACCCCCACAGCATGGCCGCCCCAGTGTTTTGCGCCAATGACCTGGTACATTTGAAGTGACTATTTGAGAATAAAAGAGCATCATGTTCCCACAGCCTGTAAAAACTGGTGGGTACCTTCACCCTATGGTGAAGCTGGCGACATTACCTGCCCCTTGTGCAATTGACCAGGCTGCTTATAACTAGACTGTGCCAATATCCCTGCAGTGGGCCTTGATCTAACTGTATCTTACAGTCCCCATCCATCTGTGATGTTAAGTAAAATGGCCACATGCTTCTTCCTCATAGGACAGAGAAAACCACTTTCTCTATTTGACTTGAGCGGAACTGTAGTCTGCCTACTCCATACACTGCACTTTCCCCTGTCAGTATAAACTGCTAACTCTTCATTACATTCCAACACTCTAATGAAAGACACACACCGCTATGAGTACCGTATTCACGTGTTTTGGTGACAACAGACTACTTTACATCCTGAGCTTATATAGACCTCCAGTTGAGTGACAGAATGGAAGACTGCGTTTGTGCAAGTAATGAAGCATGGGTTAATGGCGCACCTTGTATACATACTCTGGCATGCATGCTAGTGAAATCTCTTCCTAAGTTTCGAGGCACCATCGGCCTTGTCTCTCTTCTATTTTTATCCAATTGCTGGTTGTATAAAATACATGCAGAATGTTAATGCTGTGTCGTATGGTAATATGTGCAAACAGTGTTACTGATTGATATAACCTGATAAACACATTACATGTGCCTCACA is part of the Leptodactylus fuscus isolate aLepFus1 chromosome 3, aLepFus1.hap2, whole genome shotgun sequence genome and encodes:
- the GNB4 gene encoding guanine nucleotide-binding protein subunit beta-4, which encodes MSELEQLRQEAEQLRNQIRDARKACSDTTLVQITTSLDSVGRIQMRTRRTLRGHLAKIYAMHWGSDSRLLVSASQDGKLIIWDSYTTNKMHAIPLRSSWVMTCAYAPSGNYVACGGLDNICSIYNLKTREGNVRVSRELPGHTGYLSCCRFLDDNQIVTSSGDTTCALWDIETGQQTTTFTGHTGDVMSLSLSPDMRTFVSGACDASSKLWDIRDGMCRQSFTGHVSDINAVCFFPNGHAFATGSDDATCRLFDLRADQELMMYSHDNIICGITSVAFSKSGRLLLAGYDDFNCNVWDTLKGERAGVLAGHDNRVSCLGVTDDGMAVATGSWDSFLRIWN